The proteins below come from a single Afipia felis ATCC 53690 genomic window:
- a CDS encoding metallophosphoesterase, producing MSDLHLELTRGWDLPIGEARPDHDVMIIAGDLIPRMERGIAWLTERFTDKPIIYVPGNHEFYGHDIDRTVEKARKAANGTNVRILQNDAVVIDRILFVGATLWTDFALFDNRDYAMKCAGEIMNDYRKIRKQRHELRLRPADTLARHIETRNFISTAARDYQADRTVIVTHHGCLRETVKAGSENDLLSAAYASDCSDLVEQVDLWIYGHTHESRDFTKGRTRIVSNAKGYGPWNPGQKSENQYFDPKYVLEI from the coding sequence ATGTCCGATTTGCATCTGGAATTGACGCGCGGTTGGGATCTACCGATTGGTGAGGCACGACCAGATCACGATGTCATGATAATCGCCGGCGATTTAATACCGCGGATGGAAAGGGGAATAGCGTGGCTAACTGAACGCTTCACGGACAAACCTATCATCTACGTTCCTGGAAATCATGAATTTTATGGTCACGACATCGACAGGACCGTGGAGAAAGCACGTAAAGCAGCAAATGGCACAAATGTGCGGATCCTCCAAAATGATGCTGTTGTGATCGACCGCATACTTTTCGTGGGCGCCACGCTTTGGACCGATTTCGCTCTGTTCGATAACCGTGACTATGCCATGAAGTGCGCTGGCGAAATCATGAACGACTACCGTAAGATTCGTAAGCAGCGACATGAGTTACGTCTACGTCCAGCGGATACACTCGCTCGACATATAGAAACACGCAACTTCATCTCTACAGCCGCGCGGGATTACCAAGCAGACCGCACTGTCATTGTTACGCATCACGGATGTCTAAGAGAAACAGTCAAAGCTGGTTCCGAGAACGACCTCCTATCGGCCGCATATGCCAGCGACTGCTCAGATCTCGTGGAGCAGGTTGACCTTTGGATCTACGGCCATACGCACGAGAGCCGCGACTTCACCAAAGGCCGCACCCGCATCGTGAGCAACGCTAAGGGTTATGGCCCCTGGAATCCCGGTCAGAAGAGCGAGAATCAGTATTTCGATCCGAAATACGTTCTCGAGATATAA
- a CDS encoding sensor domain-containing diguanylate cyclase — MRDEADHVSEPQWAQVYARLYDRALGHARIGAWECELETERLTWTSGVYELFGYPMDSPLRRASIVDLYVPESRRNMEIARAEVIRSGRAVSLDTEIRTWGGEKRWMRLSINAVAENGRPVRIFGSKQDITSDRQALESLRLQAETDSLTGLANRSLFQQRYREVIGDTLNYGFASALALVDLDRFKELNDTFGHEAGDACLREIAMRLKRAFCNAGLVARLGGDEFALILRAPTNPARIESVLEQTVTMLCRPVFWNGLHLEIGASIGAALIGRPHRRRITELFADADIALYAAKAAGRNKVHLFNDEVGSRSVNPDAAA, encoded by the coding sequence ATGAGAGATGAAGCAGACCATGTTTCAGAACCTCAGTGGGCTCAGGTTTACGCGCGCCTCTATGACCGGGCTTTAGGTCATGCCCGCATCGGCGCATGGGAATGCGAGCTTGAGACAGAGCGTCTGACCTGGACTTCCGGGGTCTACGAACTCTTCGGATATCCGATGGACAGCCCGCTGCGGCGCGCGAGCATCGTCGATCTCTACGTTCCCGAATCCAGACGAAACATGGAAATCGCCCGAGCCGAGGTGATCCGTAGTGGCCGCGCCGTTTCGCTCGATACGGAGATCAGGACCTGGGGCGGCGAAAAGCGCTGGATGCGGCTTTCGATCAATGCGGTCGCGGAGAACGGGCGGCCTGTACGCATCTTCGGTTCCAAGCAGGACATCACCTCAGACCGTCAAGCACTGGAGAGTCTGCGGTTGCAAGCCGAAACCGATTCACTCACGGGGCTTGCCAATCGCTCCTTGTTTCAGCAGCGCTATCGCGAGGTCATTGGTGACACTTTGAACTATGGGTTTGCATCCGCGCTTGCCCTTGTCGATCTCGACCGTTTCAAGGAACTGAACGATACGTTCGGGCATGAGGCCGGCGATGCATGTTTGCGCGAGATCGCAATGCGGTTGAAACGGGCTTTCTGCAATGCTGGGTTGGTCGCCCGGCTGGGTGGTGATGAGTTCGCGCTCATCCTGCGTGCTCCCACGAATCCCGCCCGGATCGAGAGCGTATTGGAACAAACGGTTACGATGCTGTGTCGCCCGGTCTTTTGGAATGGTCTTCATCTCGAAATCGGCGCTTCGATTGGAGCTGCGCTGATTGGGCGCCCGCACCGCCGACGTATAACCGAGTTGTTCGCGGATGCTGACATCGCGTTGTATGCAGCAAAGGCTGCCGGCCGTAACAAGGTCCATCTGTTCAACGATGAAGTGGGCAGTCGCTCGGTGAATCCAGACGCGGCGGCCTGA
- a CDS encoding helix-turn-helix domain-containing protein has protein sequence MPSHKVDQQFDMRQAKEIGDRVKIVLGNESVTDFSRRVGISRQWLHDILGGRTPRKASIATLSSISDITGFNLEWLVTGRGMPNEGWRAKTTLVSRLAPKIGIRKKIILERVQDELVLVPMSLLDGLENKTDLGVLTRETVDLGGLIGPSDQVLVDLQDQKLIDGGLFIAQVENRLLACRSTKAHSVWLVSSTENLAVDSLIAEYRIIGRIRLVWKRV, from the coding sequence ATGCCGTCTCACAAAGTCGACCAGCAGTTTGATATGCGACAAGCCAAGGAGATTGGCGATCGCGTTAAAATTGTCCTTGGAAATGAGAGTGTTACTGATTTTTCGAGAAGAGTAGGGATCTCTCGGCAGTGGCTTCACGATATTCTCGGCGGCCGGACGCCCCGCAAAGCCTCTATTGCTACCTTGTCGTCCATAAGTGACATTACGGGCTTCAATTTGGAGTGGCTTGTGACGGGGAGAGGTATGCCTAACGAAGGGTGGAGGGCAAAGACAACACTCGTCTCTCGGTTGGCACCGAAGATCGGTATCCGGAAGAAGATCATACTTGAGCGCGTCCAAGACGAGCTCGTCTTGGTGCCTATGTCACTTTTAGATGGTTTGGAAAATAAGACCGACTTAGGAGTTTTGACGCGCGAAACCGTAGATTTAGGCGGCCTTATTGGTCCCTCAGATCAGGTTCTTGTCGATTTGCAAGATCAGAAGCTTATCGATGGCGGTCTGTTCATTGCCCAAGTTGAAAATCGGCTATTGGCGTGCCGATCAACTAAGGCTCATTCAGTCTGGTTGGTAAGCTCCACCGAAAACCTGGCCGTCGATTCCCTTATTGCAGAGTACCGCATCATCGGACGAATTCGGCTTGTTTGGAAAAGGGTTTGA
- a CDS encoding L,D-transpeptidase family protein: protein MHDSSTGRSGYDRVLAAVAATFLLTGTVTLAHADPAKPADPAISAAVPMPDTSNVPPPTAADVKAEAPQAEPAKAAEAAKPAATEPAKADDKAAATEAPKPDAAKADAAKSEPAKTNAAQTAPAAPASSTETSKTEAPAANPAPTVATLDPSAQALRDLISAKASRYFDRKKEREAVEAFYKDRNYAPLWTKGAAATARANDAIARLKKADEDGLDADDYPVPNFAAAATPDAQADAELKLTESVLDYARHAQSGRMHWSQVSGDIQYPEHYPDPTEVLINVSTARNAGAALETYNPPHKLYKELKANLAELRGKTDEGHKIADGETLRFIKPTKKNPNPAVMDDARVPALRAKLGVTENATDTHYDATVAAAVRKFQSANELKATGVLDNHTVAALNGPRNDRKIDIVRVNMERWRWLPRDLGAASLGDAYVILNIPDYTLQLMHNGATAWKTRVVVGKPGKHATPLLTETMKYITVNPTWNVPPSIIYNEYLPALQQDPTVLDRMGLKLQRNPDGTIRISQPPGEANALGRIRFNFPNKFLVYQHDTPDKNLFAKTERAYSHGCMRVQNPDQYAATLLSIALPKDNYTPEKIRSMYGRNEININFPTPIPVNITYQTAFVDDAGKLEFRKDIYGRDATMIKLLKEGGRRNLETVVAHSQPNYVKPTGNINIPGDSYADSHSSAPNFFQMLFGGGGRAEYEPEPRSRRRYR from the coding sequence ATGCATGACTCCTCGACTGGCCGCAGCGGTTACGATCGCGTGCTGGCAGCCGTCGCAGCAACTTTCCTGCTGACCGGAACCGTGACCCTCGCGCACGCCGACCCGGCGAAGCCAGCGGACCCGGCTATCAGCGCCGCAGTTCCCATGCCCGATACCTCCAATGTCCCGCCGCCGACCGCGGCCGACGTAAAGGCCGAAGCCCCGCAGGCTGAACCTGCAAAGGCTGCCGAGGCCGCAAAACCTGCTGCGACTGAGCCTGCCAAGGCGGATGATAAAGCGGCGGCCACCGAAGCGCCGAAACCGGATGCAGCAAAGGCCGACGCGGCCAAGAGCGAGCCTGCAAAGACCAACGCGGCGCAAACCGCACCTGCCGCTCCGGCTAGCAGCACCGAGACCTCGAAGACCGAAGCTCCTGCTGCAAACCCTGCTCCCACCGTCGCCACGCTCGATCCGTCCGCCCAGGCGCTGCGCGATCTGATCTCCGCCAAGGCCTCGCGTTATTTCGATCGCAAGAAAGAGCGCGAAGCGGTGGAAGCCTTCTACAAAGACCGTAACTACGCCCCGCTCTGGACCAAGGGCGCCGCCGCAACTGCACGCGCCAACGACGCGATCGCACGGCTGAAGAAGGCCGACGAGGACGGCCTCGATGCCGACGATTACCCGGTGCCGAATTTCGCCGCCGCCGCCACTCCGGATGCACAGGCCGACGCCGAACTGAAACTCACCGAGAGCGTGCTCGATTACGCCCGTCACGCCCAGAGCGGCCGCATGCACTGGTCGCAGGTGTCCGGCGACATCCAGTATCCGGAGCACTATCCGGACCCGACCGAAGTGCTCATCAACGTCTCGACCGCGCGCAACGCCGGCGCGGCGCTTGAGACCTACAACCCGCCGCACAAGCTCTACAAGGAATTGAAGGCTAATCTCGCCGAGCTGCGCGGCAAGACTGACGAAGGCCACAAGATCGCCGACGGCGAGACGCTGCGCTTCATCAAGCCGACCAAGAAGAACCCCAACCCCGCCGTGATGGACGACGCGCGCGTGCCCGCGCTGCGTGCCAAGCTGGGCGTCACCGAGAATGCGACCGACACGCATTATGATGCGACCGTCGCCGCCGCCGTTCGCAAATTCCAGAGCGCGAACGAACTCAAGGCCACCGGCGTGCTCGACAACCATACCGTCGCCGCGCTGAACGGTCCGAGGAACGACCGCAAGATCGATATCGTCCGCGTCAACATGGAACGCTGGCGCTGGCTGCCGCGCGATCTCGGCGCTGCCTCGCTCGGCGATGCCTATGTGATCCTCAACATTCCGGATTACACCCTTCAGTTGATGCACAATGGCGCGACGGCCTGGAAGACCCGCGTCGTGGTCGGCAAGCCCGGCAAACACGCCACCCCGCTTCTGACGGAGACGATGAAGTACATCACCGTCAACCCGACCTGGAACGTGCCGCCGTCGATCATCTACAACGAGTACCTGCCCGCCTTGCAGCAGGACCCCACCGTGCTCGACCGCATGGGCCTCAAGCTGCAGCGCAACCCAGACGGCACCATCCGCATCTCGCAGCCGCCGGGCGAAGCCAACGCGCTGGGCCGCATCCGCTTCAACTTCCCGAACAAGTTCCTGGTCTATCAGCACGACACGCCGGACAAGAACCTGTTCGCGAAAACCGAGCGCGCTTACAGCCATGGCTGCATGCGTGTGCAGAATCCGGATCAGTACGCCGCGACGTTGCTCAGCATCGCGCTGCCGAAGGACAATTACACGCCGGAGAAGATCCGCAGCATGTACGGCCGCAACGAGATCAACATCAATTTCCCGACGCCGATCCCGGTCAACATCACCTACCAGACCGCGTTCGTCGATGACGCCGGCAAACTCGAATTCCGCAAGGACATCTATGGCCGCGATGCGACCATGATCAAACTGCTGAAGGAAGGCGGCCGCCGCAATCTCGAAACCGTCGTTGCACATTCGCAGCCGAACTACGTGAAGCCGACCGGCAACATCAACATTCCGGGCGATAGCTACGCCGATTCCCATTCCTCCGCGCCGAACTTCTTCCAGATGCTGTTTGGTGGTGGCGGACGGGCCGAGTACGAGCCGGAGCCGCGCAGCCGCCGGCGCTATCGGTAA
- a CDS encoding metallophosphoesterase, with translation MAALNPSFVAGDVKHVATKQRVPMAMRIVPISDLHLERHKLEEIPALVESFDVLICAGDLWEGQPEQAVQSVVALAQGRPAIIVPGNHDLYSAGPEDTHTITDFLKRLRDEAERQNARAHKDIVMVLSADDPVCQLEQARFIGVTLWTDWAQASRWVPKESTPRHELCAAEARAMAGHWRSGAREYRAIRTSSGLWTPYDAVAEHAREKALLLDELVSYHHGPTIVITHHPPLPDCADVYRGLGVPWWAPAFYGSELLPVLPEDLRPDIWVFGHVHAAFDVRCGKTRAIANPFEGGQFNSQLVIEL, from the coding sequence GTGGCTGCATTGAATCCTTCATTTGTCGCCGGAGACGTCAAGCATGTTGCGACTAAACAACGAGTGCCGATGGCGATGCGAATCGTTCCGATCTCAGATCTCCACCTCGAGCGGCATAAACTCGAGGAGATTCCAGCGCTCGTGGAATCCTTTGATGTACTGATATGCGCTGGAGATCTTTGGGAGGGACAACCGGAGCAGGCCGTTCAAAGTGTGGTTGCCCTTGCTCAAGGCAGGCCCGCAATTATCGTTCCGGGAAACCACGATCTCTATTCGGCCGGTCCAGAAGATACCCACACCATCACCGACTTCCTTAAACGCCTTCGTGACGAAGCTGAACGTCAGAATGCTCGGGCGCATAAGGACATCGTGATGGTGTTGAGTGCGGACGATCCGGTCTGCCAACTCGAGCAGGCTCGATTCATCGGAGTTACGCTTTGGACGGATTGGGCTCAGGCGAGCCGTTGGGTACCGAAAGAATCTACCCCGCGCCATGAGTTGTGCGCCGCGGAGGCCCGCGCTATGGCCGGACATTGGCGTAGTGGTGCGCGCGAATACCGAGCTATCAGAACCTCAAGTGGTTTGTGGACACCCTACGATGCAGTTGCAGAACATGCTCGTGAGAAGGCTCTTTTGCTTGACGAATTAGTCTCCTACCACCATGGGCCAACTATCGTAATCACCCATCATCCCCCACTCCCCGATTGCGCTGATGTCTATCGCGGCCTGGGGGTCCCATGGTGGGCACCTGCCTTCTACGGTTCAGAACTTCTTCCCGTTCTGCCTGAAGACCTTCGGCCGGACATCTGGGTTTTTGGTCACGTACATGCTGCATTTGACGTCCGGTGCGGCAAGACACGAGCAATCGCCAATCCATTCGAGGGAGGGCAGTTCAATTCCCAATTAGTGATCGAACTTTGA
- a CDS encoding sigma-54-dependent transcriptional regulator, whose product MAATILIADDDAVQRRLLENMVQRCGYQTIVVESGDAAMTVLADEMRTVDAVVLDLVMPGLDGLGVLSKMREMGLHSPVVVQTAHGGIDNVVSAMRAGAHDFVVKPVGIERLAVSLRNALDASALKGELQRIRHSREGRLTFKDIVTRSEAMQNVLAMGKKAAASTIPVLIEGESGVGKELVARAIHGSSDRASKPFVTVNCGAIPENLVESILFGHEKGAFTGATERHAGKFVEASGGTLFLDEVGELPLTAQVKLLRALQQGEVEAVGGRKPVKVDVRIISATNRNLLNHVKAGHFRDDLFYRLHVLPLTIPPLRTRREDIPHLLRHFLARFSAEEKRTIARVGADAMARLVNADWPGNVRQLENAVYRAVVLSDSDELRADDFPAINGGSTEPDVTLDIEPMTLAQPARVAAHEVPIAPAQPAPAFLPHGTLQMLDEDGECRPLDEMEAEIIRFAISHYRGQMSEVARRLKIGRSTLYRKMDDIAAVPAEQTKKS is encoded by the coding sequence ATGGCCGCGACTATTCTGATTGCCGACGACGATGCCGTCCAGCGCCGTTTGCTGGAAAACATGGTGCAGCGTTGCGGCTATCAGACCATCGTCGTCGAAAGCGGTGACGCCGCCATGACGGTGCTTGCCGACGAGATGCGCACGGTCGACGCCGTGGTGCTCGACCTCGTGATGCCGGGCCTCGACGGTCTCGGCGTACTCTCGAAGATGCGCGAGATGGGGCTGCATAGTCCGGTTGTGGTGCAGACCGCGCATGGCGGCATCGACAATGTCGTCTCCGCGATGCGCGCGGGCGCCCATGATTTTGTGGTCAAGCCGGTCGGCATCGAGCGACTTGCGGTCAGCTTGCGCAATGCGCTCGACGCCAGCGCACTGAAGGGCGAATTGCAGCGCATCCGCCACTCTCGCGAGGGTCGTCTCACCTTCAAGGACATCGTGACGCGCTCGGAGGCGATGCAGAATGTGCTGGCGATGGGCAAGAAGGCTGCGGCCTCGACCATTCCGGTGCTGATCGAAGGCGAATCCGGCGTCGGCAAGGAATTGGTCGCGCGCGCCATCCACGGCTCCTCGGATCGCGCCAGCAAGCCGTTCGTCACGGTGAATTGCGGCGCCATTCCCGAGAACCTCGTTGAGTCGATCCTGTTCGGCCACGAAAAGGGCGCCTTCACGGGGGCGACCGAGCGCCACGCCGGCAAATTCGTCGAAGCCTCCGGCGGCACGCTGTTTCTCGACGAGGTCGGCGAACTGCCGCTGACGGCGCAGGTGAAGCTGTTGCGCGCCCTGCAGCAGGGCGAGGTCGAGGCGGTCGGCGGCCGCAAGCCGGTCAAGGTCGATGTCCGCATCATCTCAGCGACCAACCGCAACCTGCTCAACCATGTGAAGGCCGGGCATTTCCGCGACGACCTGTTCTATCGTCTGCATGTCCTGCCGCTGACGATCCCGCCGCTGCGGACACGGCGCGAGGACATCCCCCATCTGCTGCGGCATTTCCTGGCGCGCTTCAGCGCCGAGGAAAAGCGCACCATTGCCCGCGTCGGCGCCGATGCCATGGCCCGCCTCGTCAATGCCGACTGGCCGGGCAACGTCCGCCAGCTCGAGAACGCGGTCTATCGCGCGGTGGTGCTGTCGGACAGCGACGAATTGCGGGCGGACGACTTCCCGGCAATCAACGGCGGTTCGACGGAGCCCGACGTAACCCTGGACATCGAGCCGATGACGCTCGCGCAACCCGCGCGAGTCGCGGCGCATGAGGTCCCGATCGCGCCCGCCCAACCCGCGCCGGCATTCCTGCCGCACGGCACGCTGCAAATGCTGGACGAGGACGGCGAATGCCGCCCGCTCGATGAGATGGAGGCCGAGATCATCCGCTTCGCGATCTCGCACTATCGCGGCCAGATGTCGGAAGTGGCACGGCGGCTGAAGATCGGCCGCTCTACGCTCTACCGGAAGATGGACGACATCGCTGCCGTTCCCGCCGAGCAGACAAAAAAATCCTGA
- a CDS encoding methyl-accepting chemotaxis protein: MRFTIKNSLIAIVSLLVLMLGCLSFLSVSKLESVNEKTVDIATRWLPSERTLGQIKYMITRYRLNGARRIMASDNAVRDDLGKLLDAQAEEMAQFFTAYGKQATSPDERRLWTQFVNKWDEYKGTQLAIMKMVDDAFDPYSMSSRGSTGLIQDASDAYGAKALHSFSEAIDVLDKNIELHDQGARRAADEANSTYKMAWVVIVAVSSVAILLGILAVAYVIGGIVRPLSGLNATMAKMAQGDLNSEISGIGRRDEIGAMAKTIGVICDQARQEAMDKQEVASREEAARAAVRKKEMEQVADAFDAATGAILDAVSSASVELEASAHSLTQTAGSTQDLSKVVASSSELASQNVSSIASAAEEMSASVAEITRQVEMSTQISSVGVSQAVETDERIKKLSRAAARISEVIDLINAIASQTNLLALNATIEAARAGEAGRGFAVVAAEVKELASQTANATTEIAQQVSSIQDATSYSVESIAQISSTIRKMSEITFAVASAVQEQGTVTREISSNIQQAALATSEVSSSIYNVSSGATETGTASAQVLSAAKTLSQESVRLREEVRKFLSNVRAA; the protein is encoded by the coding sequence GTGCGCTTCACCATCAAGAATTCACTTATCGCAATCGTGTCGTTGCTCGTATTGATGCTGGGTTGCCTTAGCTTTTTGTCCGTTTCGAAACTGGAAAGCGTCAACGAAAAAACCGTTGATATTGCCACGAGGTGGCTCCCTTCAGAGCGGACGCTTGGCCAGATCAAATACATGATTACGCGATATCGTCTTAATGGTGCGCGCCGCATTATGGCTTCCGATAATGCCGTTCGCGATGATTTGGGTAAGCTCCTCGATGCGCAGGCTGAAGAGATGGCCCAATTTTTCACCGCGTATGGCAAGCAAGCGACATCGCCGGATGAACGCCGGCTATGGACGCAGTTCGTAAACAAGTGGGATGAATATAAAGGCACTCAGCTCGCGATCATGAAGATGGTCGATGATGCCTTCGATCCTTACAGTATGTCGTCTCGGGGAAGCACCGGCCTGATTCAGGACGCTTCAGATGCTTACGGTGCGAAAGCGCTCCATAGCTTTAGTGAGGCTATCGACGTGCTTGATAAAAATATAGAGCTGCATGACCAGGGTGCGAGGCGTGCCGCCGACGAGGCGAACTCGACGTATAAAATGGCGTGGGTCGTCATTGTAGCGGTCTCGTCGGTCGCTATCCTCCTCGGTATCCTTGCCGTTGCATATGTTATCGGCGGCATTGTTCGTCCTCTTTCGGGTCTAAATGCTACCATGGCGAAAATGGCACAGGGCGATCTGAACAGTGAAATTTCTGGGATCGGCCGGCGTGATGAAATAGGCGCAATGGCTAAGACGATCGGAGTGATTTGCGACCAAGCCCGGCAGGAGGCCATGGATAAGCAGGAAGTGGCCAGCCGAGAAGAAGCTGCCCGCGCTGCCGTCCGAAAAAAGGAAATGGAGCAGGTCGCAGATGCATTCGATGCGGCAACAGGAGCCATCCTTGACGCGGTTTCTTCAGCCTCCGTCGAATTGGAAGCCTCGGCCCATTCACTGACCCAAACTGCAGGTTCGACCCAGGATCTGTCCAAAGTAGTAGCTAGTTCGTCCGAGTTGGCATCTCAGAATGTCTCTTCGATCGCTTCGGCGGCAGAGGAGATGAGCGCTTCAGTTGCAGAAATTACTCGACAAGTCGAGATGTCGACCCAAATCTCGAGTGTTGGTGTCAGCCAGGCGGTCGAGACAGACGAGCGGATTAAAAAACTGTCCAGAGCGGCCGCCCGCATCAGTGAAGTTATCGACCTTATCAATGCAATCGCGAGTCAAACCAATCTGCTCGCATTGAATGCAACTATAGAGGCTGCACGCGCCGGTGAAGCAGGTCGCGGTTTCGCCGTCGTAGCGGCCGAAGTTAAGGAGCTTGCCTCGCAGACCGCCAATGCAACAACGGAAATCGCCCAACAGGTTAGCTCCATCCAGGATGCAACAAGCTACTCCGTTGAGTCTATCGCCCAAATCAGCTCGACCATCAGGAAGATGTCTGAAATTACCTTTGCTGTTGCATCGGCTGTGCAAGAACAGGGTACGGTAACACGGGAAATCTCGTCGAACATCCAGCAGGCTGCGCTCGCTACGTCTGAAGTTAGCTCAAGCATCTATAACGTAAGCTCCGGCGCTACCGAAACAGGCACGGCGTCAGCACAAGTCTTGTCTGCAGCCAAAACTCTTTCGCAGGAGAGTGTCCGGCTCAGGGAGGAGGTAAGAAAATTTTTGAGCAACGTGCGGGCGGCCTAG
- a CDS encoding DUF882 domain-containing protein, with protein sequence MAGDHPRGIRLWPVQRSLRVSAAATLLLFAGAGAVHDATASNDTRTLSFHHTHSGEDLTVTFKRNGRYDGDALKKLNHFLRDWRSQDSTTMDPHLFDILWEVYRDVDAKQPIQIISAYRSPKTNAMLRRRSAHTGVARFSQHMLGHAMDFFIPGVPLEKIRFAGLRLQRGGVGFYPTSGSPFVHLDTGNVRHWPRMTHDQLARVFPDGKTVHLPTDGRPLKGYDLALAEIRHRKGDEATTTSSRSLLTSLFKGRKSAEDDEESSVATATAEPAADAAAKPSVIASAAEAVKDKIAEMVPVPRARPVQTASYRVASAAPAELPVAAKPATAKQPQTMAEMIEARVRWDDDAMTPKPASAEQIAAAKARAADPQSTAALPANVANAMAYASPQLLDRSKIVAASAPVPQTHIAALAHDAAVSVHSTTVVGKTLRGQSRSPATMLRLANADQASDIWLRAMVLAPSANNALYTSVMGDPDMRAMAAHFVKPARAVTITFSLDPQIGPACDHFAGQAVAAMPTTTFVQTAALR encoded by the coding sequence GTGGCGGGCGATCATCCACGCGGCATAAGACTTTGGCCTGTGCAACGCTCCTTGCGGGTGAGCGCGGCGGCGACTCTGCTTCTGTTCGCCGGCGCCGGCGCGGTACATGACGCGACCGCCAGCAACGACACACGCACCCTCTCCTTCCACCACACCCATTCCGGCGAAGACCTCACCGTCACCTTCAAGCGCAACGGCCGCTATGACGGCGACGCGCTAAAGAAGCTCAATCACTTCCTGCGCGACTGGCGAAGCCAGGATTCGACCACGATGGACCCGCATCTGTTCGACATCCTGTGGGAGGTCTATCGCGACGTCGACGCCAAGCAGCCGATCCAGATCATCTCGGCCTATCGCTCGCCCAAGACCAACGCCATGCTGCGCCGTCGCTCGGCGCACACCGGAGTCGCCCGTTTCAGCCAGCACATGCTCGGCCATGCGATGGACTTCTTCATCCCCGGCGTCCCGCTCGAGAAAATCCGCTTCGCCGGACTTCGCCTGCAACGCGGCGGCGTCGGCTTCTACCCCACCTCCGGCTCGCCTTTCGTGCATCTCGACACCGGCAACGTCCGCCACTGGCCGCGTATGACGCACGACCAACTCGCGCGCGTCTTCCCCGACGGCAAGACGGTCCATCTCCCCACCGATGGACGCCCGCTGAAGGGCTACGACCTCGCGCTCGCCGAAATCCGGCACCGCAAGGGCGACGAAGCCACGACGACGTCGAGCCGCAGCCTGCTCACCTCGCTGTTCAAGGGGCGGAAATCGGCTGAGGACGATGAAGAATCCTCTGTCGCCACAGCGACTGCTGAACCCGCCGCTGATGCTGCCGCCAAGCCGAGCGTGATCGCCTCCGCGGCTGAGGCGGTGAAGGACAAGATCGCCGAGATGGTGCCAGTGCCGCGCGCACGCCCGGTCCAGACCGCAAGCTATCGTGTCGCGTCCGCTGCCCCTGCTGAACTCCCGGTTGCGGCCAAGCCTGCCACCGCCAAACAGCCGCAGACCATGGCCGAGATGATCGAGGCTCGCGTCCGCTGGGATGACGATGCGATGACGCCGAAGCCCGCATCGGCCGAACAGATTGCCGCCGCGAAGGCCCGCGCCGCCGATCCGCAATCCACCGCCGCGCTGCCTGCGAACGTCGCCAACGCGATGGCCTATGCCTCGCCGCAGCTGCTCGACCGCAGCAAGATCGTCGCCGCCAGCGCACCGGTTCCGCAGACGCATATTGCGGCGCTCGCGCACGACGCCGCTGTGTCGGTGCATTCGACCACCGTGGTCGGCAAGACATTGCGCGGCCAGTCCCGTTCGCCCGCAACCATGCTGCGCCTCGCCAACGCCGATCAGGCAAGCGACATCTGGCTGCGCGCGATGGTGCTCGCGCCGAGCGCCAACAACGCGCTTTACACGTCGGTGATGGGTGACCCTGACATGCGGGCGATGGCCGCGCATTTCGTGAAGCCGGCGCGCGCAGTGACCATCACGTTCTCACTCGACCCGCAGATCGGCCCCGCCTGCGATCATTTCGCCGGGCAAGCGGTTGCCGCGATGCCGACGACGACGTTCGTGCAGACCGCTGCGCTGCGGTAA
- a CDS encoding DUF6634 family protein, with translation MFEDKKTWLTEAEATLNSLIIGWRPTSAELTGAPTIDNWSVVEASDNTIRLMGKVTGHPNPNVGRSPLTRTSILLWLAEDLGWARTASRYYFLGEPEALHRVHLLQAKRAKIALRAGAWLEGERNWLES, from the coding sequence ATGTTTGAAGATAAGAAAACCTGGCTTACGGAAGCTGAGGCAACCCTCAACAGCCTAATCATAGGTTGGAGGCCGACCAGCGCCGAACTGACGGGCGCACCAACTATCGATAACTGGTCCGTTGTGGAGGCGTCGGACAATACAATCCGTCTTATGGGCAAAGTCACCGGTCACCCTAATCCCAATGTGGGCCGCAGCCCCTTAACCAGGACGAGTATCCTACTTTGGCTCGCAGAAGATTTAGGCTGGGCGCGGACCGCAAGTCGTTACTATTTTCTGGGCGAACCCGAAGCGCTCCACCGAGTTCATCTTTTACAGGCTAAACGAGCCAAAATTGCCTTGCGAGCTGGCGCGTGGCTAGAGGGTGAGCGCAATTGGCTTGAAAGTTGA